Proteins encoded by one window of Mustela erminea isolate mMusErm1 chromosome 7, mMusErm1.Pri, whole genome shotgun sequence:
- the LOC116595103 gene encoding cytochrome c oxidase subunit 4 isoform 2, mitochondrial isoform X2 — protein MRGTHGPGSAAHREGKMPPYTNYHAQRSYPMPDEPFCTELSAEQRALKEKEKGSWTQLSHAEKVALYRLQFHETFAEMNRRSNEWKTVMGCVFFFFGFTALMVWWQRVYVFPRKPITLTDEWKAQQLQRILDMKGNPVQGLASQWDYEKKEWKK, from the exons ATGCGGGGGACCCACGGCCCAGGAAGCGCCG CCCACCGCGAGGGGAAGATGCCGCCCTACACCAACTACCATGCCCAGCGCTCCTACCCCATGCCTGATGAGCCCTTCTGCACAGAGCTCAGCGCTGAGCAGCGGGccctgaaggagaaggagaagggcagCTGGACCCAGCTGAGCCACGCCGAGAAGGTGGCCT tgTACCGCCTTCAGTTCCATGAGACCTTCGCAGAGATGAACCGTCGCTCCAACGAGTGGAAGACAGTGATGggttgtgttttcttcttttttggattCACAGCTCTGATGGTTTGGTGGCAGCGGGTCTATG TGTTTCCAAGGAAGCCCATCACCCTGACGGATGAGTGGAAGGCCCAACAGCTCCAGCGTATCCTGGATATGAAAGGTAACCCCGTGCAAGGCCTGGCCTCCCAGTGGGACTATGAGAAGAAGGAGTGGAAGAAGTGA
- the LOC116595103 gene encoding cytochrome c oxidase subunit 4 isoform 2, mitochondrial isoform X1: MFFRAAWSLVLRKTGPGMRGTHGPGSAAHREGKMPPYTNYHAQRSYPMPDEPFCTELSAEQRALKEKEKGSWTQLSHAEKVALYRLQFHETFAEMNRRSNEWKTVMGCVFFFFGFTALMVWWQRVYVFPRKPITLTDEWKAQQLQRILDMKGNPVQGLASQWDYEKKEWKK; the protein is encoded by the exons atgttctTCAGAGCTGCCTGGAGCTTGGTGCTGAGGAAAACAGGACCCGGGATGCGGGGGACCCACGGCCCAGGAAGCGCCG CCCACCGCGAGGGGAAGATGCCGCCCTACACCAACTACCATGCCCAGCGCTCCTACCCCATGCCTGATGAGCCCTTCTGCACAGAGCTCAGCGCTGAGCAGCGGGccctgaaggagaaggagaagggcagCTGGACCCAGCTGAGCCACGCCGAGAAGGTGGCCT tgTACCGCCTTCAGTTCCATGAGACCTTCGCAGAGATGAACCGTCGCTCCAACGAGTGGAAGACAGTGATGggttgtgttttcttcttttttggattCACAGCTCTGATGGTTTGGTGGCAGCGGGTCTATG TGTTTCCAAGGAAGCCCATCACCCTGACGGATGAGTGGAAGGCCCAACAGCTCCAGCGTATCCTGGATATGAAAGGTAACCCCGTGCAAGGCCTGGCCTCCCAGTGGGACTATGAGAAGAAGGAGTGGAAGAAGTGA